TTTATGGCAACACATACAGTAGGCTTTGACGAAGATACTCTCCCTGCCGGAGCGCCTTCCAACAGTTCATGGATGGCATACATCATGGGACGCGGGCCAGATAAAGTAGAGAAAACCCCCGAATGGGCTGCCCCTATTACCGGTATTCCCACAGACCGTATTATTAAACTAGCACGCGAAATTGCTAGCGTCAAACCCGCGCTCATTATGCAAAACTGGGGCCCCCAACGACGCGCTTATGGAGAACAGTTTGCGCGCGCAATTCCCATTCTAGCTGCCATGACAGGCAATTTCGGCGTTCAAGGCGGCGGACCGGGTCTTATTCAAGGAGGCGCTAGTTTTCCGATGCCTGGCATGCCTGTCCCTCCGAATCCTGTGAAGCTTTCCATTCCGTGCTTTTTGTGGACGGACTTCGTTCTGCGCGGCACTGAAATGACGCCAGAAAAAGATGGTATTCGCGGAGAAAGCGTGGCTTGGGGCGCTGGGAGCGGAAGTTCCGCCTCCAGCAGCGACCCAAAAAACTTGCGATTACCAGTAAACATGAAATTCATGTGGAATGATGGCGGAAACTGCGTCATCAATCAACATGGCGATATCAATCGCACAAAAAAAATCCTGGAAGACGAAAGTTTATTGGAATTCCTGGTTTGCACAGACATCTTCATGACCCCAAGCGTCAAGTTCGCCGACATTGTTCTTCCGGAAACTACTGGGTTTGAAGCAGATTACATCATCACGGGCGAAGGACACGGTATGAAAGGTAACCACTCCTGGGTGCTCTATAACCACAAACTAATTGAGCCCATGTATGAAGTAAAAGACCAACTGTGGGTGGCAGAACAACTGGCAGATCGGCTAGGCATTGGCGATGAGTTCCGCGATGGTCATCTTACCCGTGAAGACTGGATCAAAGACATGGTGGCAGCGGCGCAACAAAGTATCCCCAATTTCCCATCGTTGGAAGAATTCAGAAAGACCGGAATCTTCAAGGTTGAGAACGGAAAACCCTTTGTTGCCTTTGCAGATTTCCGCGCTGACCCAGAGGCTCATCCTTTAGCCACAATCACCGGGAAAGTTGAAATTTACTCCCCAGCAGTTGCAGCGCTAAATAAGCCTGAAGAGATGCCGGCTATACCCAAATATATCCCTGAATGGGAGGGCGTCAGCGATCCGTTGCGCGAAAAGTACCCGCTCATGCTGATGACCACTCACTATGTAGCGCGTGCGCACTCTACTTTTGATAACGTGGAAATGTTGCAAGAAGCGCACCCTCAATCGCTGTGGATCAATTGTTTGGACGCGCAGGCGCGCGGCATCAAAAATGGCGACATGGTACGCGTCTTCAACGATCGCGGCGAAGTTCATCTGCCGGCTTACGTGACCACTCGCATTGTTCCAGGCACCACCAACATGCCTCAAGGCGCTTGGTACACTCCCGACGCGCAAGGCATCGACAAACGAGGCTGCGGCAATGTATTGACCAGTCACAGGCCAACTCCATACGCAGGCGGTCCTGCTTTCCATACGAATCTGGTTCAGGTCGAAAAACTTTAAGGAGATGAACCATGGCGAAACAACTTGCTTTTTACGTTGACATTGCAAAATGCACTGGCTGCAAAGCCTGCCAAATTGCCTGCAAAGACAAAAACGATCTGCCGATGGGCATTCGTTGGCGCCGCGTCTTCCAGTACGAAGGCGGCGAATGGATCCAAAAGAACGGTCAGATGATCCCAAGCAGCGTTTATGCATACTTCGTGTCAGCTGCTTGCATGCATTGCGAAAATCCGGTCTGTCTACAGGTTTGTCCGGCGGGAGCCATTCATCAACGTGAGGACGGCATTGTCCTAATCGATGAGAAAAAATGCATCGGCTGTCGCTATTGCTCCTGGGCTTGTCCCTACGGCGCGCCTCAATTCAACGAGGATTTGGGCGTAATGACCAAATGCAATATGTGCTATGACTTGGTAGATCAGGGCGAAAAGCCAGCCTGTGTTCAGGCCTGCCCCTACCGCGCCATGGACTTTGGCCCCTTGGATGAATTGCAAGCGGAACATGGCACATTCAACAATCCTGCGCCGTTACCTGAGCCAAGCATCACTAGGCCATCAGTAGTATACGGCCCAAGCAATACAACCAAGGTCACCGGCGATACTAGCGGTCACATGATGAATCTTGAGGAGTTGTAATATGAACACACATGAATGGGCATTAATCGCCTTCACCCTTCTCACCCAGCTCTCAATCGGCATGTTGATCGCGACTCTGACCGTTCGAGCTTTTGCCGGCAGGAAAACAAATCCGGAGCGCACGGCGCCAATTTCGGACCTGCCTATCTACGTGGTGGTCGCGCTGATGGTTCTGGCCTTGATCGCCGCGCTCTTCCATCTTGGAAAGATTACGCACGTCATCGGCGCGGTGCCGAACCTTGCTACTTCCTGGATGAGCCGCGAAGTCGTGGCCGCAGTCGTTTTCACGGCTCTGACAGTTTTGCTGGCCTTTCTCATCTGGCGTAAGATCGGGACTGAATTCATGCGTATGATCATAGGCTGGATCACGGCGCTCGTGGGTCTATATCTCTTACTCGCCATGAGTCTAACCTATATGCTGCCCGCGCAGCCAGCCTGGAATACCTTGGCCACACCGGTCACGTTCTTTACCACCTCCCTCCTGCTGGGAGTACTCGGGACAGCCGCGGTTCTCGTGTTCACACACGCGACAGTGGACAGTCAAATCATAAAAGGCATCGCCGTCGCCTCGATCGTCCTGGTGGGCCTTGAACTGCTCACGATGCCGCTCTATCTGGCATTCCTCAGCACGCAAGGCGCAGCCGCTCTTCGTTCACTCAGTATGATGATTGGCGAATATGGCTGGGCTTTGGTCCTTCGTCTGCTCCTGGTCTTTGCAGGAGGCGGGTTACTTGCAGCCTACCTCTTCAAAAACGCTTCAACAGCCAAGCAGGAGAAAATGTCGGCAACTCTCGCCTATAGCGCCTTTGCTTTGGCGCTGGTTGGCGAAGTGATCGGCCGCTTCCTCTTTTACGCCAGCAGCTTCCGTATCGGCGTGTAAAAACTTCCGGTAGTTTCCATCTTCCAGGAGTGGGTGGGTTAACCGCCCACTCCTGGTTGGCCTTCAAAAGGGATTTGTCATGAGAATGGGATTTCGCGTCTTCATCGCTTTCTGGGCCTGTGTGACGCTCGGAGCGCTTATCCTGAAAACAGAGCGCGTTGTCGCGCAAGAAGGGAGCGCGTTACAAGTTATCCCACTTTCGTCAAGCGGATACGAGGAGGTTCATTCTCTGGCGTATTCAAGCGATGGACAATATCTTTCCGTGGGAGGAATTTCGGGAATCTATATTTTCGACGGAAAAAATCTATCTCCTCTAAATTACCTTGATACGCGAGTTTCGGCGCGAAACGTCCTATTTCTACCGGGCAGCCACACGTTGGCAGCCGGACTCTTCGATAACACGATCAAATTGTGGAATGCGTCGAAGGCCCAATTATCGGATACTTTTTTAGGACATCAAGGTTGGGTACGAAAGATTTCGGTTTCCAAAGACGGCTCGCTGCTCGCCTCCGCTTCGGATGATGATACTTTACGCATTTGGCGTGTGGCTGACGGCAAATTGCTGCTAACGATCTCTCAGAATACACAGGGTGTGAGAGCAGTGGCAATCTCGCCGGATGGACAGTTGGTCGCGGGGGCGTTGAGAGACCACACCGTGCGCGTCTGGCGCGTGGCTGACGGGAATCTGTTGTATACCCTCACCGGTCATACTGACTGGGTACGCTGTCTTGCGTTTTCGCCAGATGGAAGCCTGTTAGCTTCTGGCTCCTTTGATATGAACATACGCTTGTGGCGCATGTCCGATGGAAGTTTGGCGCGGATTCTCAAGGGGCATACCTCCAGTGTGCTGGAACTGGCTTTTTCGCCAGACGGCAACGTATTAGCCTCTTCCAATGTGGATGAAACCGTGAGACTGTGGCACGTTAGCGACGGAAATTTGATTCATATTTTTCAAGGATATACAGGCTTCATTTATGCCTTGGGTTTTTCTCCAGATGGAAAAATTCTCGCGTCTGGCAGTGAAAACCAGCTCTATATCTGGGATCTCGAGACTCTAGGCATCGACACCGCATCCTCAACTGGCAAACCGACGTCTCAAGCAGACGTTCAATCTACAACTTCCGATTGCAGGAAATGTCACCATACGCGCGGAAATATCGAACCGCCGCGCGTCGCTTATGTGCGCTGTGGGATATGCCACACGCAGGGCGTCAGTTTAGAATGGTGTCCGGCTTTCCCGCGCGCTGTGCAAACAACACCTTCTTCTTTGGGATATTCATTACCGGTTACCGCTTCTGGTTTGCCACGCAACAGCAAAGATTTAACTATATTGATTGCCACTCCTGCTAATGGCGAAACGCTTTACACTCGTTACGGATTAACTGCCCCAATGTTCGTTACGGGACGCGTATTCTCTAACAAACCCGAGTTCTCATCGTTGCGAGTTGAGCTGGACATTTGGGAAGGGAGCAAGAAAACAGATTCGCTATTTACACGCCCTTCTTCTACAGGAAATTTCGAATTTAAGCTTGCAATTAATTCTCAAGGAGCATTAGCGCGCACTGCAATTGCAGGAGCGCCAAATTGTCTTCCCTGTCATGAGAAATACCGCCCTCAAGCCCCCATTCCAGATGGAATAGTCCACTTAATAGTCACAGTTCAAGACGCGGCTGGCAACAGCGCCTCAGATGAGCGGTGGGTAAGCGTAGACACCAGCGGTAAAGCCTCGCTGCCCGTGCGCGTGGTGGACGCGCAAACCCACGCGCCGATCCAGGGAGTTTCAGTCAGCGCATCTACTGTTTTATACGAATGGCGCGCGCGGTATGGGACGGCGCTCTCCGACAGCGATGGTTTAGCTTCTCTCGAACTTGAGGCTTTGACCCAAGCTCCGACCTCATATCAGATCGTCGTCCCGCCGCAAATTATCAACGGCGTGCTGTATTCCAGCCAGCCAACACAAGTGGAATTGTCGCCAGGCGCGACCTCGCACGATATGGTGACTCTTACCGCCTCCGCGCAAACGGGACAGATCGTTGGCTCCCTGACCGCGCCGGATACCATCTCTCTGTCTGGTTTGCAAGTGAAAGCCGTTCAACTTCCTGCAGGCCCCGTATATGAAACCATGTTGTCTGCGCAAAACAGTTTCACATTCGACCCTCTACCGGTGAGCCAATATTTGATTGCCTTCGATCCTGCCAGCCTGGCTCAGAAAGAATTAGCCGTTTCCGTTGCCAGCGTTGATCTGATCGAATCGCCCGACGCAAGCCTGTCTCTCAACGCGGCAAAAAGCAGGCCGCTCGTAGGAACGGTTACGAGCGAATCCGGAGACCGAGTCTCTTTTGCCTGGGCGCGAATTGACGACCACGGCGATTCGTATTTCATTGACCCTGCTACCGGCGGTTACCTTCTAACAAACCTTCCCCGGGACGCCAACTTTATAACCATTACCGCGCCGGGATACTATTCTCAGTCCCAACATATTTCCGAAAATCAGGCTGCGTTAGACATTCAGCTGGTTCCTGAAACGGAGACGAAAAAACTGTCCTGGGGAAACGGGACAATCACCCTGCCCCCGGAGACGGACGCCAGTTTCCAGGATCTGGATGTGACCCTGAACAGCGGCTGGGTCTGGGGCAAGAACAGCGCTTCCCAACCCTTGGTCATTCGCGCGGCCAGCGCGCAGATTCATCTCTCTGATGGCGAATTTGCCGTCGAACGCACGCCCAATCACACCGCCTGGCTCTATCTCTACCAGGGACAGGCGCAAGTCCAATTTGCCAGCGGCCAAGCTCCGGTCGAGGTGAGAAGCGGAGAGATGATCGCCCTATCTGAAGAATCGGCCCAGCCGCTTCCTTTAAATACGTCAACCGCGCTGGCTTTACATCCAAATTTATCCGAACCTCCCCTGCCGGAAAATATACAGCCCGCGTTGGGCGCGCGGATAGGGAATTGGCTCGAAAAGATTGGAATCGGCGTCGCGCAAACGGTTACTTTCATCACCTACATTTTCTCACTTGCGTCTCTACTCGCCATCCCGCTATTTATGGTATTCTGGATAAAGAAACACCGAAAACAATAGAGTCTTGGGAGCGCTTAATATGTCACAGATGATGGAATGGAGTTCATTTTTAGTTGGCGAATCTTTGTTGTGCGGTTTACTCGGAAAGATACTTTATGAGGAACCGGATCAAGCCTGGCTGGAAACGCTGATCCGCGAAGATGTGTTCGCCGAAACGCCGCTTGGCGCGGATCAAGCGGAGACGCAGCGCGGACTCGAATTGCTTCAACGCTGGGCAAATGAAAATCGGAACGGCATTTCCGAAACCGAGATGAAAGCCTTGAAACAGGATCATTTGAATTTGTTCATCGGCGTGGATAAAGTATTGGCCCCGCTCTGGGAATCGGTTTACTTTAGCGAAAAAAAACTGGTTTTTCAGGAGCAGACCCTGCAAGTGCGCGAATGGTACTCCAGATTTCAATTACAAGCCGAGCGCATCAACCGCGAACCCGACGATCACATCGGCCTCGAATTGATCTTTATCGCGCATCTGGCTTCGCGCGCCTTACAGGCAATTGAAGAAAATGACGAAGCCGCTTTCAATGAACTTCTACAAGCCCAGCGCGATTTCCTTT
The DNA window shown above is from Cytophagia bacterium CHB2 and carries:
- a CDS encoding dimethyl sulfoxide reductase subunit A — its product is MTEETILTKTLTDVALTRRSFLKWSAALGGTAALAGGLNFGLKTVEKAAAAGIEEVKTIGCYHNCGGRCILGAVVKDGTVTRLVPDPTKEETPGNPRAIPCVRGRAQTYRVYAPGRLKYPMKRVGKRGEGKFERISWDEALDTIASEMKRIKAQYGNEAFYNNYAWGVCWTGPDGQNAIQRLLRLFGGYVDLYGTYSEAAYGQVVGFITGGYSGNSADDVLNSKLAVLFGENSVVTRAGGDNAGYWMMKAAKQGTKFIVIDPILTDTVIGTQAEWVPINPGTDVALIAAMAYVMVKENLYDKEFMATHTVGFDEDTLPAGAPSNSSWMAYIMGRGPDKVEKTPEWAAPITGIPTDRIIKLAREIASVKPALIMQNWGPQRRAYGEQFARAIPILAAMTGNFGVQGGGPGLIQGGASFPMPGMPVPPNPVKLSIPCFLWTDFVLRGTEMTPEKDGIRGESVAWGAGSGSSASSSDPKNLRLPVNMKFMWNDGGNCVINQHGDINRTKKILEDESLLEFLVCTDIFMTPSVKFADIVLPETTGFEADYIITGEGHGMKGNHSWVLYNHKLIEPMYEVKDQLWVAEQLADRLGIGDEFRDGHLTREDWIKDMVAAAQQSIPNFPSLEEFRKTGIFKVENGKPFVAFADFRADPEAHPLATITGKVEIYSPAVAALNKPEEMPAIPKYIPEWEGVSDPLREKYPLMLMTTHYVARAHSTFDNVEMLQEAHPQSLWINCLDAQARGIKNGDMVRVFNDRGEVHLPAYVTTRIVPGTTNMPQGAWYTPDAQGIDKRGCGNVLTSHRPTPYAGGPAFHTNLVQVEKL
- the dmsB gene encoding dimethylsulfoxide reductase subunit B; this translates as MAKQLAFYVDIAKCTGCKACQIACKDKNDLPMGIRWRRVFQYEGGEWIQKNGQMIPSSVYAYFVSAACMHCENPVCLQVCPAGAIHQREDGIVLIDEKKCIGCRYCSWACPYGAPQFNEDLGVMTKCNMCYDLVDQGEKPACVQACPYRAMDFGPLDELQAEHGTFNNPAPLPEPSITRPSVVYGPSNTTKVTGDTSGHMMNLEEL
- a CDS encoding WD40 repeat domain-containing protein, whose amino-acid sequence is MRMGFRVFIAFWACVTLGALILKTERVVAQEGSALQVIPLSSSGYEEVHSLAYSSDGQYLSVGGISGIYIFDGKNLSPLNYLDTRVSARNVLFLPGSHTLAAGLFDNTIKLWNASKAQLSDTFLGHQGWVRKISVSKDGSLLASASDDDTLRIWRVADGKLLLTISQNTQGVRAVAISPDGQLVAGALRDHTVRVWRVADGNLLYTLTGHTDWVRCLAFSPDGSLLASGSFDMNIRLWRMSDGSLARILKGHTSSVLELAFSPDGNVLASSNVDETVRLWHVSDGNLIHIFQGYTGFIYALGFSPDGKILASGSENQLYIWDLETLGIDTASSTGKPTSQADVQSTTSDCRKCHHTRGNIEPPRVAYVRCGICHTQGVSLEWCPAFPRAVQTTPSSLGYSLPVTASGLPRNSKDLTILIATPANGETLYTRYGLTAPMFVTGRVFSNKPEFSSLRVELDIWEGSKKTDSLFTRPSSTGNFEFKLAINSQGALARTAIAGAPNCLPCHEKYRPQAPIPDGIVHLIVTVQDAAGNSASDERWVSVDTSGKASLPVRVVDAQTHAPIQGVSVSASTVLYEWRARYGTALSDSDGLASLELEALTQAPTSYQIVVPPQIINGVLYSSQPTQVELSPGATSHDMVTLTASAQTGQIVGSLTAPDTISLSGLQVKAVQLPAGPVYETMLSAQNSFTFDPLPVSQYLIAFDPASLAQKELAVSVASVDLIESPDASLSLNAAKSRPLVGTVTSESGDRVSFAWARIDDHGDSYFIDPATGGYLLTNLPRDANFITITAPGYYSQSQHISENQAALDIQLVPETETKKLSWGNGTITLPPETDASFQDLDVTLNSGWVWGKNSASQPLVIRAASAQIHLSDGEFAVERTPNHTAWLYLYQGQAQVQFASGQAPVEVRSGEMIALSEESAQPLPLNTSTALALHPNLSEPPLPENIQPALGARIGNWLEKIGIGVAQTVTFITYIFSLASLLAIPLFMVFWIKKHRKQ
- a CDS encoding dehydrogenase; this encodes MSQMMEWSSFLVGESLLCGLLGKILYEEPDQAWLETLIREDVFAETPLGADQAETQRGLELLQRWANENRNGISETEMKALKQDHLNLFIGVDKVLAPLWESVYFSEKKLVFQEQTLQVREWYSRFQLQAERINREPDDHIGLELIFIAHLASRALQAIEENDEAAFNELLQAQRDFLSEHLLCWGPSWAKLVKRHAQTDFYRGIGHLVHGSLLALADGLKIAMPKEVAL